The following are encoded together in the Sphingomonas insulae genome:
- a CDS encoding NAD(P) transhydrogenase subunit alpha, protein MDFVAILSIFVMACFVGYYVVWSVTPALHTPLMAVTNAISSVIIVGALIAGAAAGSAPGASTSKWLGLLGVVLASVNIFGGFAVTSRMLAMYKKKDRPAPAKH, encoded by the coding sequence ATGGACTTCGTTGCGATCCTGTCGATCTTCGTCATGGCCTGCTTTGTTGGATATTATGTCGTCTGGTCGGTGACGCCGGCGCTGCATACGCCGCTGATGGCGGTGACCAACGCCATCTCGTCGGTCATCATCGTCGGCGCGCTCATCGCAGGCGCCGCTGCCGGCAGCGCCCCGGGCGCATCGACGTCGAAATGGCTCGGGCTGCTCGGCGTCGTGCTCGCCAGCGTCAACATCTTCGGCGGCTTCGCGGTCACCAGCCGCATGCTCGCGATGTACAAGAAAAAGGACCGGCCTGCGCCGGCGAAGCACTGA
- a CDS encoding bestrophin family protein, producing MIVASTPRLTRIVSEVWKPLLVLFIWDVVVTVTYFILPFKAPSLPLTLFGTVLALLIGFRDNSAYQRWWEGRVLWGAMINASRNLSREARNFLPVGEAHDLRRTIVLRQIAYVNALRCQLRRQPTDDQVLHYLSRGEAEPALARTNIANGLLDGTGRRIDDARRAGWIDTIQQSRMESTLVDIANAQGGMERLKNTPLPNQYRFFPTLFTHIFCILLPIGLVETLGFATPLGSTVAGLMFLAVLQIGDDLVDPFANTVHDVPLTAMCRTIEIDLLQSIGDTAPGPVTPVKGVLW from the coding sequence ATGATCGTTGCATCCACGCCCCGCCTCACCCGCATCGTCTCCGAAGTCTGGAAGCCGCTGCTCGTCCTGTTCATCTGGGACGTGGTCGTCACCGTCACCTATTTCATATTGCCGTTCAAGGCGCCGTCGTTGCCGCTGACCCTGTTCGGCACGGTGCTGGCGCTGCTGATCGGCTTCCGCGACAATTCCGCCTACCAGCGCTGGTGGGAAGGGCGCGTCCTGTGGGGTGCGATGATCAACGCCTCGCGCAACCTCAGCCGTGAAGCGCGCAACTTCCTGCCGGTGGGCGAGGCGCACGATCTGCGCCGCACGATCGTGCTGCGCCAGATCGCCTATGTGAACGCGCTGCGCTGCCAGTTGCGCCGCCAGCCGACCGACGATCAGGTGCTCCACTATCTGTCGCGCGGCGAGGCGGAGCCGGCGCTCGCCCGCACCAACATCGCCAACGGGTTGCTCGACGGCACCGGTCGCCGGATCGACGATGCGCGTCGCGCCGGCTGGATCGACACCATCCAGCAGTCGCGGATGGAATCGACCCTGGTCGACATCGCCAACGCGCAAGGGGGGATGGAGCGGCTGAAGAACACGCCGCTGCCCAATCAATATCGCTTCTTCCCGACGCTGTTCACCCACATCTTCTGCATCCTGCTGCCGATCGGGCTAGTCGAGACGCTGGGCTTCGCGACGCCGCTCGGCTCGACGGTGGCCGGGCTGATGTTCCTCGCCGTGCTCCAGATCGGCGACGACCTCGTCGATCCCTTCGCCAACACCGTGCACGACGTCCCCCTGACCGCGATGTGCCGCACGATCGAGATCGATTTGCTCCAGTCGATCGGTGACACCGCACCCGGCCCGGTCACGCCGGTGAAGGGCGTCCTGTGGTAA
- a CDS encoding NAD(P)(+) transhydrogenase (Re/Si-specific) subunit beta yields MEHVSTGSSFAALAYLVAGVCFILALRGLSSPTSSQRGNRFGMIGMTIAVVTTLVTHVPMQAVGLVLAGPEGVISSTGPLFARLDLVAILEILAAIGIGAVIGLTTARRIAMTDMPQLVAAFHSLVGLAAVLVACAAYLNPVAFGIADMVIPMIGDPFAVIRPVSRIEMGLGVAIGAITFSGSVIAFLKLNGNMGGKPIMLPGRHVINLAVLAAIVLLVAWFTQDQSSWIFWTITLLSFAIGFLLIIPIGGADMPVVVSMLNSYSGWAAAAMGFTLHNSAMIITGALVGSSGAILSYIMCRAMNRSFISVIAGGFGADTGGGGGDGAKIDRPWKRGSAEDAAFLMSQAEQVIIVPGYGMAVAQAQHALREMGDKLKDHGVRVKYAIHPVAGRMPGHMNVLLAEANVPYDEVFELEDINSEFAQTDVAFVIGANDVTNPAAKTDKTSPIYGMPVLDVEKAKTVLFIKRSMGGVGYAGVDNDVFYMDNTMMLLADAKKMVEEIVKSLD; encoded by the coding sequence ATGGAACATGTAAGCACCGGCAGCTCGTTCGCGGCGCTCGCCTATCTGGTCGCCGGGGTGTGCTTCATCCTGGCGCTGCGTGGCCTGTCGTCGCCGACGTCGAGCCAGCGCGGCAACCGCTTCGGCATGATCGGCATGACCATCGCGGTGGTGACGACGCTGGTGACGCATGTGCCGATGCAGGCGGTGGGTCTGGTGCTCGCCGGGCCGGAGGGGGTGATCTCGTCGACCGGTCCGCTGTTCGCACGGCTCGACCTCGTCGCGATTCTCGAAATCCTCGCCGCCATCGGCATCGGTGCGGTCATCGGCCTGACGACGGCGCGGCGTATCGCGATGACCGACATGCCGCAGCTGGTCGCCGCCTTCCACAGCCTCGTCGGCCTCGCCGCCGTGCTCGTCGCCTGCGCCGCCTATCTCAACCCCGTCGCCTTCGGCATCGCCGACATGGTCATCCCAATGATCGGCGACCCCTTCGCCGTCATCCGTCCGGTCAGCCGGATCGAAATGGGGCTGGGCGTCGCGATCGGCGCGATCACCTTTTCCGGCAGCGTCATCGCCTTCCTGAAGCTCAACGGCAACATGGGCGGCAAGCCGATCATGCTGCCCGGTCGCCACGTCATCAACCTCGCCGTGCTCGCCGCGATCGTGCTGCTGGTCGCCTGGTTCACGCAGGATCAGAGCTCCTGGATCTTCTGGACGATCACGCTGCTCAGCTTCGCGATCGGCTTCCTGCTCATCATCCCGATCGGCGGCGCCGACATGCCCGTCGTCGTGTCGATGCTGAACAGTTATTCGGGCTGGGCCGCCGCGGCGATGGGCTTCACCCTCCACAACAGCGCGATGATCATCACCGGCGCGCTGGTCGGCTCGTCGGGCGCGATCCTCAGCTATATCATGTGCCGCGCGATGAACCGCAGCTTCATCAGCGTGATTGCGGGCGGTTTCGGTGCGGATACCGGCGGCGGCGGTGGCGACGGGGCCAAGATCGATCGCCCGTGGAAGCGCGGCTCGGCGGAGGATGCCGCCTTCCTCATGAGCCAGGCCGAACAGGTCATCATCGTTCCCGGCTACGGCATGGCGGTCGCACAGGCACAGCACGCCCTGCGCGAAATGGGCGACAAGCTGAAGGATCATGGCGTCCGCGTGAAATACGCGATCCATCCGGTCGCCGGCCGTATGCCCGGCCATATGAACGTGCTGCTCGCCGAGGCGAACGTGCCGTATGACGAGGTGTTCGAACTGGAGGACATCAACTCCGAATTCGCGCAGACCGACGTCGCCTTCGTCATCGGCGCCAACGACGTCACCAATCCCGCCGCCAAGACCGACAAGACCTCGCCGATCTACGGCATGCCGGTGCTCGATGTCGAAAAGGCGAAGACCGTGTTGTTCATCAAGCGATCGATGGGCGGTGTCGGTTATGCGGGCGTCGACAACGACGTGTTCTATATGGATAACACGATGATGCTGCTCGCCGATGCCAAGAAGATGGTCGAGGAGATCGTGAAGTCGCTCGACTGA
- a CDS encoding MarR family winged helix-turn-helix transcriptional regulator produces the protein MRGSAMLLIADAAGPFDTAIVQAGGRLIRRVPWSAAADTLPRIAGWPVLVIEAAGIADDRLDEILPVLAQFIVAAVAPAVVAITADQIDLVAGHLLGPDVRLLCAPTMDERVAALRAAAAPPLPTLHADLGRTVEEPARDGYRAEGPRPPLTRLNDRVAEIARLVSDLSRDVHQATGEIADRRPGYDAEPGAPAFTTSVRAQEVRRLIAIRQKRGVFFGQFGGEALFEDPAWEMLLDLYAAELEGTRVSVSSLCIAAGVAPTTALRWITKMTEMALFVRHPDPVDRRRAFMALSPRASEAMRGYMVAVRKM, from the coding sequence ATGCGGGGTAGCGCCATGCTGCTGATCGCCGATGCGGCGGGGCCGTTCGATACGGCGATCGTCCAGGCCGGCGGCCGCCTGATCCGCCGCGTCCCGTGGTCGGCGGCGGCGGACACGCTGCCACGCATCGCCGGATGGCCGGTCCTGGTCATCGAAGCGGCCGGGATCGCGGATGATCGCCTGGACGAAATCCTGCCGGTCCTGGCACAGTTCATCGTCGCGGCAGTGGCACCGGCGGTCGTCGCCATCACCGCCGACCAAATCGACCTCGTCGCCGGTCATCTGCTCGGCCCCGACGTCAGGCTGCTCTGCGCGCCGACCATGGACGAACGCGTCGCCGCGCTTAGGGCCGCCGCCGCTCCGCCGCTCCCGACGTTGCACGCCGATCTCGGCCGCACCGTCGAGGAACCGGCCCGGGACGGATATCGCGCGGAAGGTCCCCGGCCACCGCTGACCCGGCTCAACGACCGGGTGGCGGAAATCGCCCGGCTGGTCAGCGACCTCAGCCGCGACGTGCATCAGGCGACCGGCGAGATCGCCGATCGCCGGCCGGGGTACGATGCCGAACCCGGTGCCCCCGCCTTCACCACGTCGGTCCGGGCGCAGGAGGTACGCCGGCTCATCGCGATCCGCCAGAAACGCGGCGTGTTTTTCGGCCAGTTCGGCGGCGAAGCCCTGTTCGAGGACCCGGCGTGGGAGATGCTGCTGGACCTGTATGCGGCGGAGCTTGAAGGAACGCGGGTGAGCGTGTCGAGCCTTTGCATCGCCGCCGGCGTCGCGCCGACGACGGCGTTGCGGTGGATCACCAAGATGACGGAGATGGCGCTGTTCGTCCGCCATCCCGATCCGGTCGACCGCCGCCGCGCGTTCATGGCCCTGTCGCCCCGGGCCAGCGAGGCGATGCGCGGCTATATGGTGGCGGTGCGCAAGATGTAG
- a CDS encoding sigma-54-dependent transcriptional regulator has product MTRNGQRLLLLIDDEPAQRRLVSALAARAGWRSIFAAEGEMALAQLGTQDGMQLDAILLDHWAPDADAAPLIAELRERRPALPILLLTANGSVAHAVAAMRAGATDFLVKPLAPERLLAALEAAVAGTAAGELRPLTEKIPALLAFDEIVGSSPDFRAALAIAAKAARARVPVLVEGESGVGKEVVADAIHAASPRSKKSMVTVNCGAIPANLVESELFGHEKGAFTGAFERKIGRFADADGGTILLDEIGEMPLETQVKLLRVLQSGEIQPIGARHAREVDVRVIAATNKKLLEEVEAGRFREDLYYRLNVVQVTIPPLRERLGDVPALARHLLARIAQQPGLRPLGITDDALALLVQYDWPGNVRQLQNALFRAAVLCEGAALTRADFPQIAALGDRRTGVIGSANISGGGVTLFRPDGNLRPLEDIEADVIRLAIGHYRGRMTEVARRLGIGRSTLYRKLGELGIDNAAA; this is encoded by the coding sequence ATGACGCGCAACGGGCAGCGCCTGCTTCTGCTGATCGACGACGAACCCGCACAGCGCCGATTGGTGTCGGCACTGGCGGCACGCGCGGGCTGGCGATCGATCTTCGCCGCCGAGGGCGAGATGGCATTGGCTCAACTGGGCACGCAGGACGGCATGCAGCTGGATGCGATCCTGCTCGACCATTGGGCGCCCGACGCCGATGCCGCGCCGCTGATCGCCGAATTGCGCGAACGCCGCCCGGCGCTGCCGATCCTGCTGCTGACCGCCAACGGTTCGGTCGCGCATGCCGTTGCCGCGATGCGGGCGGGGGCGACCGATTTCCTGGTCAAGCCGCTGGCCCCCGAACGCCTGCTCGCCGCGCTGGAGGCGGCGGTCGCGGGCACCGCGGCGGGGGAATTGCGGCCGCTGACCGAGAAGATCCCCGCCTTGCTCGCGTTCGACGAGATCGTCGGATCGTCGCCCGACTTCCGCGCCGCGCTGGCGATCGCGGCAAAGGCGGCGCGCGCGCGCGTGCCGGTGCTGGTCGAAGGCGAGAGCGGCGTCGGCAAGGAGGTGGTCGCCGATGCGATCCATGCCGCCAGCCCGCGGTCCAAGAAATCGATGGTCACCGTCAATTGCGGCGCGATCCCCGCCAACCTGGTCGAATCCGAGCTGTTCGGCCATGAGAAGGGCGCGTTCACCGGCGCATTCGAACGCAAGATCGGCCGCTTCGCCGACGCCGACGGCGGCACCATCCTGCTCGACGAGATCGGCGAGATGCCGCTGGAGACGCAGGTCAAGCTGCTGCGCGTGCTGCAATCCGGCGAAATCCAGCCGATCGGTGCCCGCCATGCCCGCGAGGTAGACGTGCGGGTGATCGCCGCGACCAACAAGAAATTGCTCGAGGAGGTCGAGGCGGGACGGTTCCGCGAAGACCTGTATTATCGGCTCAACGTGGTGCAGGTGACGATCCCGCCGCTGCGCGAACGGCTGGGTGACGTGCCGGCGCTTGCCCGCCACCTGCTGGCGCGGATCGCGCAGCAGCCGGGGCTTCGACCGCTGGGCATCACCGACGATGCGCTGGCGCTGCTGGTCCAATATGATTGGCCGGGCAACGTGCGCCAGTTGCAGAACGCGCTCTTCCGCGCGGCGGTGCTGTGCGAGGGTGCGGCGCTGACGCGGGCGGATTTCCCACAGATCGCAGCGCTGGGCGACCGGCGGACCGGGGTGATCGGATCGGCGAACATATCGGGCGGCGGCGTGACGCTGTTCCGGCCGGACGGGAACCTGCGCCCGCTGGAGGATATCGAGGCGGACGTCATCCGCCTGGCCATCGGTCACTATCGAGGGCGGATGACCGAGGTCGCGCGGCGGCTGGGGATCGGCCGGTCGACGCTGTACCGCAAGCTGGGCGAACTCGGCATCGACAACGCCGCCGCCTGA
- a CDS encoding SDR family NAD(P)-dependent oxidoreductase yields MSFADRHILVTGAASGIGLATAHHLAAAGVARLVLVDRDAAAVARIVLPCTLDLLPGDVADEAFWDSAAPYLVGIDGAVVNAGVAGAGAITDLDYAEWRRILGVNLDGAFLTLRAAMRAMTTGGAIVATASAAGIRPEIGVAAYGASKAGLIHLVKVAAKEGAANHIRVNAIAPAGVETPVWDAIPMFADRVAAIGRDAAFAELAAMATPLGRYAKPEEVAAQIAFLLSDAAALVTGTCLVSDGGYTL; encoded by the coding sequence ATGTCCTTCGCCGATCGCCACATCCTCGTCACCGGTGCCGCATCCGGCATCGGCCTTGCCACCGCGCACCACCTGGCCGCGGCCGGGGTCGCGCGGCTGGTGCTGGTCGACCGCGATGCGGCGGCGGTGGCGCGGATCGTCCTGCCGTGCACGCTCGACCTGCTGCCCGGCGATGTCGCCGACGAAGCGTTCTGGGATAGCGCGGCACCCTATCTGGTCGGCATCGACGGTGCCGTGGTCAATGCGGGCGTGGCGGGGGCCGGCGCGATCACCGACCTGGACTATGCGGAATGGCGGCGCATCCTGGGCGTCAACCTGGACGGGGCGTTCCTGACGCTGCGCGCGGCGATGCGGGCGATGACGACCGGCGGCGCGATCGTCGCCACCGCCTCCGCCGCGGGGATCAGGCCGGAGATCGGTGTCGCGGCCTATGGCGCATCAAAGGCCGGGCTGATCCATCTGGTCAAGGTCGCCGCCAAGGAAGGCGCCGCCAACCACATCCGCGTCAATGCGATCGCGCCCGCCGGGGTGGAAACGCCGGTGTGGGATGCGATCCCGATGTTCGCCGACCGCGTCGCCGCGATCGGTCGCGATGCCGCCTTTGCCGAACTGGCGGCGATGGCCACGCCGCTCGGCCGCTACGCCAAGCCCGAAGAGGTCGCGGCGCAGATCGCATTCCTGCTTTCCGATGCGGCGGCGCTCGTCACCGGTACCTGCCTGGTCAGCGACGGCGGCTATACGCTGTGA
- a CDS encoding aa3-type cytochrome c oxidase subunit IV, which produces MMAGNGDMKAHEATYSSVTGMMKWGTVACAVIAALVIWLIS; this is translated from the coding sequence ATGATGGCCGGCAACGGTGACATGAAGGCGCACGAGGCGACCTATTCGAGTGTGACGGGCATGATGAAGTGGGGCACGGTCGCCTGCGCGGTGATCGCTGCGCTGGTGATCTGGCTGATCTCGTAA
- the folP gene encoding dihydropteroate synthase, whose protein sequence is MTLHLRPVQFVDTPMTHPDGTVARLAGGMQWFAAYEVIEDGRRRAVPVADVATLGDRAVARHAAITAPRLALQLGDRTLRLDQSLVAGILNVTPDSFSDGGAHGDDPAAAAAAGVDMAVAGAALIDLGGESTRPGAAQVWEGDEIARVVPVVERLARSGTPVSIDTRKAAVMEAALAAGAHLVNDVSALLWDDRALAVVARAQCPVVLMHSPDPAEGGHARTGYRDVLTEVFDWLEARIAAVVAGGVDRSRIIVDPGIGFGKTLAENLALINGLAMFHGLGCPIMLGASRKRMIGALDNEAPVAARLGGSLALALKGAEAGVQLLRVHDVAASVQALKVWRGMRDRALVGG, encoded by the coding sequence ATGACCCTGCACCTCCGCCCCGTCCAGTTCGTCGACACCCCGATGACGCATCCCGACGGTACCGTCGCGCGGCTCGCCGGCGGGATGCAGTGGTTCGCCGCTTATGAGGTGATCGAGGATGGCCGGCGCCGTGCCGTCCCGGTTGCCGACGTCGCGACCCTCGGCGACCGCGCCGTCGCGCGCCATGCCGCGATCACCGCTCCGCGCCTGGCCCTGCAACTCGGCGATCGCACGCTGCGCCTCGACCAGTCGCTGGTCGCCGGCATCCTCAACGTCACGCCGGACAGCTTCTCCGACGGCGGCGCGCATGGCGACGACCCCGCTGCCGCCGCCGCGGCCGGCGTCGACATGGCGGTGGCCGGTGCGGCGCTGATCGACCTCGGCGGCGAATCGACGCGGCCCGGCGCCGCGCAGGTGTGGGAGGGTGACGAGATCGCCCGGGTGGTCCCGGTCGTCGAACGCCTCGCCCGCAGCGGCACGCCGGTGTCGATCGACACCCGCAAGGCTGCGGTGATGGAGGCGGCGCTCGCCGCCGGCGCGCACCTCGTCAACGACGTCTCGGCGCTGTTGTGGGACGACCGCGCGCTGGCCGTGGTGGCGCGGGCGCAATGCCCGGTGGTGCTGATGCACTCGCCCGACCCTGCGGAGGGCGGCCACGCCCGCACCGGCTATCGCGACGTGCTGACCGAGGTGTTCGACTGGCTGGAGGCGCGCATCGCCGCGGTCGTCGCGGGCGGCGTCGACCGGTCGCGGATCATCGTCGATCCCGGCATCGGCTTCGGCAAGACGCTGGCCGAGAACCTCGCGCTCATCAACGGCCTGGCGATGTTCCACGGCCTCGGCTGCCCGATCATGCTCGGCGCCAGCCGCAAGCGGATGATCGGCGCGCTCGACAACGAGGCACCGGTGGCGGCGCGGCTCGGCGGCAGCCTTGCGCTGGCGCTGAAGGGGGCGGAAGCGGGCGTCCAGCTGCTGCGCGTGCACGATGTCGCCGCGAGCGTTCAGGCGCTCAAGGTGTGGCGGGGCATGCGGGATCGCGCACTGGTGGGTGGCTGA
- a CDS encoding site-specific DNA-methyltransferase, translated as MPVIDKVRQPRVAARAAVATPAGTPAAPLPLDRIIRGDCIAAMRALPDKSVDMVFADPPYNLQLGGELFRPDGSHVDAVTDDWDKFDTFAAYDAFTRAWLAEAHRILKDDGTIWVIGSYHNIFRVGAAVQDLGYWILNDIVWRKANPMPNFRGTRFTNAHETLIWAAKGEGAKYTFNYRSMKTLNDELQMRSDWEFPICGGGERLKKGGVKVHPTQKPEALLYRILLACTKPGDVVVDPFFGTGTTGAVAKRLGRHWIGIEREGDYIAAAEERIAAALPLDESALATMQSPRQQPKVAFGVLVENGYLTPGAVLTDTKRRFRVTIRADGSLLSDCGATGSIHKLGATLQGAPACNGWTFWHHEAAGKLQPIDTLRQTYLLATQP; from the coding sequence ATGCCAGTAATCGACAAGGTCAGGCAGCCGCGCGTCGCGGCGCGCGCAGCGGTGGCGACTCCCGCCGGGACGCCTGCCGCCCCGTTGCCGCTGGACCGGATCATCCGCGGCGATTGCATCGCGGCGATGCGGGCGTTGCCCGACAAGTCGGTCGACATGGTCTTCGCCGACCCGCCCTATAATCTCCAGCTCGGCGGCGAATTGTTCCGCCCGGACGGCAGCCACGTCGATGCCGTCACCGACGACTGGGACAAGTTCGATACGTTCGCCGCCTATGACGCCTTCACCCGCGCCTGGCTGGCAGAGGCGCATCGCATCCTCAAGGATGACGGCACGATCTGGGTGATCGGCAGCTATCACAACATCTTCCGCGTCGGCGCGGCGGTGCAGGACCTGGGCTATTGGATCCTCAACGACATCGTCTGGCGGAAAGCCAATCCGATGCCGAACTTCCGCGGCACCCGCTTCACCAACGCGCATGAAACGCTGATCTGGGCGGCAAAGGGCGAAGGCGCCAAATACACCTTCAACTATCGCAGCATGAAGACGCTGAACGATGAATTGCAGATGCGCTCGGACTGGGAATTCCCGATCTGCGGCGGCGGCGAACGGCTGAAGAAGGGGGGTGTGAAGGTTCATCCCACCCAGAAGCCCGAGGCGTTGCTGTATCGCATCCTGCTCGCCTGCACCAAGCCGGGCGACGTCGTCGTCGACCCGTTCTTCGGCACCGGCACCACCGGCGCGGTCGCCAAGCGGCTCGGTCGCCACTGGATCGGTATCGAGCGCGAGGGCGATTACATCGCGGCGGCGGAAGAGCGGATCGCCGCCGCCCTGCCTCTCGACGAATCGGCGCTGGCGACGATGCAGAGCCCGCGCCAGCAGCCCAAGGTGGCGTTCGGCGTGCTGGTCGAGAACGGCTATCTCACGCCCGGCGCGGTGCTGACCGATACCAAGCGTCGCTTCCGCGTGACGATCCGCGCCGACGGCAGCCTGCTCAGCGACTGCGGCGCGACCGGTTCGATCCACAAGCTCGGCGCGACGCTGCAGGGCGCGCCGGCCTGCAACGGCTGGACCTTCTGGCACCACGAGGCGGCGGGCAAGCTGCAACCGATCGACACGCTTCGCCAGACCTACCTGCTCGCAACGCAGCCCTGA
- a CDS encoding NAD(P) transhydrogenase subunit alpha, with protein sequence MKIAVLKEHADGERRVAATPETARKFVALGAEVAIEAGAGEAATYADQAYRDAGAIVGDRAATLAGADIVLGVQGPDPAGLAGTAAGAWIVAGLNPFGAGANGRDRVDAYAAGGYEALAMEFMPRITRAQSMDILSSQSNLAGYKAVLDAASEYGRAFPMMMTAAGTVSAAKAFVMGVGVAGLQAIATARRLGAQVSATDVRSATREQIQSLGAKPIFVENVKGIEGEGSGGYAGEMSDEYKAAQAELVSSHIAKQDIVITTALIPGRPAPRLITDAQVASMKPGSVIVDLAVEQGGNVEGAVAGEIVVRHGVKIVGHRNVASRLPADASALFGRNLYNFLSTFWDKEAGRPVLDEEIGDAVRLTRGGQIVNARLLGA encoded by the coding sequence ATGAAGATCGCCGTTCTCAAGGAACATGCAGACGGCGAGCGGCGTGTTGCCGCGACGCCGGAAACAGCCAGGAAATTCGTCGCGCTGGGCGCAGAGGTCGCCATCGAGGCGGGGGCGGGCGAAGCCGCCACCTACGCCGACCAGGCCTATCGCGATGCCGGCGCCATCGTCGGCGATCGTGCGGCGACGCTGGCGGGGGCCGACATCGTGCTTGGCGTCCAGGGGCCCGATCCGGCCGGGCTGGCCGGTACCGCCGCCGGCGCATGGATCGTCGCCGGTCTCAACCCCTTCGGGGCCGGAGCGAATGGGCGCGACCGCGTCGATGCCTATGCCGCCGGCGGTTACGAAGCGCTGGCGATGGAATTCATGCCGCGCATCACCCGCGCGCAGTCGATGGACATCCTGTCGTCGCAATCCAACCTCGCCGGCTACAAGGCGGTGCTCGACGCCGCATCCGAATACGGCCGCGCCTTTCCGATGATGATGACCGCGGCCGGCACGGTCAGCGCTGCCAAGGCCTTCGTTATGGGTGTCGGTGTCGCCGGGTTGCAGGCGATCGCCACCGCACGCCGGCTGGGTGCCCAGGTGTCGGCCACCGACGTCCGCTCCGCCACGCGTGAGCAGATCCAGTCGCTGGGCGCCAAGCCGATCTTCGTCGAGAACGTGAAGGGGATCGAGGGCGAGGGCTCGGGCGGCTATGCCGGCGAGATGAGCGATGAATACAAGGCGGCGCAGGCCGAACTGGTGTCGTCGCATATCGCCAAACAGGATATCGTCATCACCACCGCGCTGATTCCGGGCCGTCCGGCACCGCGCCTCATCACCGATGCGCAGGTCGCCAGCATGAAGCCGGGCAGCGTCATCGTCGACCTCGCGGTAGAACAGGGCGGCAACGTCGAAGGTGCGGTCGCGGGCGAGATCGTCGTCCGGCACGGCGTCAAGATCGTCGGCCACCGCAACGTCGCCTCGCGCCTGCCCGCCGATGCCTCGGCGCTGTTCGGCCGGAATCTGTACAACTTCCTGTCGACCTTCTGGGACAAGGAGGCCGGGCGTCCGGTGCTCGACGAAGAGATCGGCGACGCCGTCCGCCTGACCAGGGGTGGCCAGATCGTCAACGCGCGGTTGCTCGGCGCGTGA